The DNA sequence GCCTCACCCTGACAGGGAAGGATATCGCGCTGCTGTTATTGGCACTGTTGATCACCTGCGCCTGCACGCTTCTGTCCGGCAGCCGGGGCCCCACCCTGGCGCTGGCGTTAGCGGTTGCCTACTGCTTTGTAGTCAGTGCCATCGCCTACCGACACTGGAAAATCCTGTCGCTGGCGATTGCCTGTTTGGTACTCGCGCTCGCCGGTGTGCTCTGGCTCTATGGTATTGAGGAGTTCATCCAGTTTATGGCCGAGCGCGGTACCTCATACCGCCTGTTACTCTGGACGGCTCACCTGGAGCATCCTCCCGAGTCGCTCCTGTTCGGCCACGGTGCCGCCACGGATCTGGAGCAAACCGCCGCAGGGCTGAAAATCTACTCCGAATCCGGCCTGGGCACCGCCCAACCGCACAACCTGTTTCTGGGCACTTTTGTCCAAACGGGGCTGATTGGCCTGGGCACTCTGATGGCCTTGTTGGGGCTGGTACTGAGCGGCATTTATCAGGCCAACACCAGCCGGATCGCCAAACTGTATCTGCTGGGGATTTTCGGCACTGTGATCATGCTGGTCACCACCAACACCTACACCCTGATCATCTCGGTCAAAACCATGTGGCTCTATACCTGGCTGCCGCTGATACTGGTGTGGTTGTGGTGCCGGCAAACCCACCCACGGGACGA is a window from the Marinimicrobium koreense genome containing:
- a CDS encoding O-antigen ligase family protein yields the protein MTPSAHEQTTSGYQRRLPTLFLIWIALSAISPHPDLFKAWFHLALGLPVLFFFSMGRLRIDTGDQLLRLCAGFLLYVTASSLIVSQADGGQHLHAVRWSFETSLLIMVLFAALPALLPRPLFLGRFILGSVALGGLSALLIFGVFNGFSGRLYGIGALYQPIEGVSVLIMYLCIGAFLFWHQRLTLTGKDIALLLLALLITCACTLLSGSRGPTLALALAVAYCFVVSAIAYRHWKILSLAIACLVLALAGVLWLYGIEEFIQFMAERGTSYRLLLWTAHLEHPPESLLFGHGAATDLEQTAAGLKIYSESGLGTAQPHNLFLGTFVQTGLIGLGTLMALLGLVLSGIYQANTSRIAKLYLLGIFGTVIMLVTTNTYTLIISVKTMWLYTWLPLILVWLWCRQTHPRDES